Proteins encoded together in one Coffea arabica cultivar ET-39 chromosome 2c, Coffea Arabica ET-39 HiFi, whole genome shotgun sequence window:
- the LOC140035659 gene encoding F-box protein SKIP5-like, with translation MDNKNHIWVVMDSRVCVSYQNLSAEGNHGETLETDHKRACALEFSSTCKLANLTVRAELGCCLLHRSGRLIIDSCILQCESNPLDHLSYAIVSTASATEYEVVPSAVKSCSDSVSVSQTRIEGGAKAVLASGALSLQQVRVIYARASVFFWFDMEHQQQ, from the exons ATGGATAATAAAAATCATATTTGGGTTGTTATGGATAGTAGAGTTTGTGTTTCATATCAAAATCTGTCTGCAGAAGGAAATCATGGCGAGACTCTGGAAACTGATCATAAAAGAGCATG TGCACTGGAGTTTTCATCCACCTGTAAACTGGCTAATTTGACAGTCCGGGCAGAGCTTGGTTGCTGCCTGCTTCATAGGAGTGGAAGGCTAATAATCGATAGCTGTATTCTTCAGTGTGAGTCAAATCCATTGGACCATCTCTCATATGCAATAGTGAGCACAGCCAGTGCCACTGAGTACGAGGTAGTGCCATCTGCTGTAAAGAGCTGCAGTGACAGTGTGTCTGTTTCCCAAACTAGAATTGAGGGAGGTGCTAAGGCTGTTTTAGCCAGTGGGGCTCTTTCATTGCAGCAAGTTCGTGTAATTTATGCACGGGCTTCTGTCTTTTTCTGGTTTGACATGGAGCATCAACAACAATAA